A stretch of the Notamacropus eugenii isolate mMacEug1 chromosome 2, mMacEug1.pri_v2, whole genome shotgun sequence genome encodes the following:
- the CPT2 gene encoding carnitine O-palmitoyltransferase 2, mitochondrial isoform X1 produces the protein MGPLVARLRLGPRPLWMPGGGCGRRRLVAEAGAGAEAGRQYLQRSVVPTLHFQPSLPRLPIPKLEDTMKRYLSAQRPLLDDGQFRRTEQLCRTFESGLGKELHEQLVAQDKQNKHTSYISGPWFDMYLSARDSIVLNFNPFMSFNPDPKPDYNDQLTRATNLTMSAMRFMKSLRAGLLEPEVFHLNPAKSDTDAFKRVIRLVPSALAWYGAYMVNAYPLDMSQYFRLFNSTRLPKPGRDELFTNEKEKHLLVLRNGNFYVFDVLDQDGNILKAAEVHAHLKYILSDNSPTPEFPLAYLPTENRDTWAGLRQELLNNGNKEALGKVDSAVFCLCLDDFPITDLVHLSHTMLHGDGVNRWFDKSFNLIVAKDGNAAINFEHAWGDGVAVLRVFNDVFKDSTQTPAITPQAQPAPVDSSRVVQKLNFRLNDTLKAGITRAKEKFDSTMQTLTVDSIQFQRGGKEFLKKHKFSPDAVVQLSFQMAFLRQYGQTVATYESCSTAAFKHGRTETIRPASVFTKTCSEAFVRQSSQYSADQLKEMIAQCSKYHNQLTREAAMGQGFDRHLFALKYLAAAKGHKLPELYQDPAYGQINHNILSTSTLSSPAINIGGFAPVVPDGFGVGYGVHDDWIGCNVSSYPARDVREFLQCVNKSLGDIFNVLEGKPVRS, from the exons ATGGGGCCGCTGGTGGCGCGGCTGAGGCTCGGGCCGCGGCCGCTCTGGATGCCGGGCGGAGGCTGCGGGCGGAGGCGGCTCGTGGCCGAGGCCGGGGCCGGCGCCGAGGCCGGGCGGCAGTACCTGCAGCGCAGTGTCGTGCCCACACTGCACTTCCAGCCGAGCCTGCCGAG GCTGCCTATTCCCAAACTTGAAGACACCATGAAGAGATACCTCAGTGCCCAGAGACCTCTTTTGGATGATGGCCAGTTCAG GAGAACGGAGCAGCTCTGCAGGACCTTTGAAAGTGGACTTGGCAAAGAACTCCACGAACAGCTGGTTGCTCAGGACAAACAGAATAAACACACAAGTTACATTTCAG GTCCCTGGTTTGATATGTACCTGTCTGCCCGAGACTCCATCGTTCTGAATTTTAATCCATTCATGTCTTTCAACCCTGACCCAAAGCCTGATTATAATGACCAGCTCACACGAGCAACTAACTTAACGATGTCAGCCATGCGGTTTATGAAGAGTCTTAGGGCTGGCCTCCTGGAGCCAGAGGTGTTCCACCTCAACCCTGCCAAAAGCGACACTGATGCCTTCAAGAGAGTTATCCGCCTTGTGCCTTCAGCCCTGGCCTGGTATGGGGCTTACATGGTCAATGCCTATCCCTTGGATATGTCACAGTATTTTAGACTTTTCAATTCAACTCGACTGCCCAAGCCTGGTCGAGATGAGCTTTTCACCAATGAAAAAGAGAAGCACCTACTAGTGCTGAGGAATGGGAATTTTTATGTCTTTGATGTCCTGGATCAGGATGGGAACATACTCAAAGCAGCAGAAGTCCATGCTCACCTGAAGTACATTCTCTCTGACAACAGCCCCACTCCCGAGTTCCCGTTGGCATATCTGCCCACTGAAAACCGAGACACCTGGGCAGGGCTGAGGCAGGAGCTGCTGAATAATGGCAACAAGGAAGCACTTGGGAAAGTAGACTCAGCTGTGTTCTGTCTGTGTCTAGATGACTTCCCCATCACAGACCTGGTTCATTTGTCCCATACCATGCTGCATGGAGATGGGGTGAACCGATGGTTTGACAAATCCTTCAACCTCATCGTAGCCAAAGATGGGAATGCGGCCATCAACTTTGAGCATGCCTGGGGTGATGGCGTTGCCGTGCTTAGAGTCTTCAATGATGTGTTTAAAGACAGCACCCAGACCCCTGCCATCACACCCCAGGCTCAGCCTGCTCCTGTCGATTCATCAAGGGTTGTGCAGAAACTCAATTTCAGGTTGAATGATACCTTAAAAGCTGGAATCACCAGAGCCAAAGAGAAATTTGACTCTACCATGCAGACCCTCACTGTCGACAGCATCCAGTTTCAGAGAGGAGGCAAAGAGTTCTTGAAGAAGCACAAGTTCAGTCCTGATGCAGTGGTGCAGCTCTCCTTCCAGATGGCCTTCCTCCGGCAATATGGGCAGACAGTGGCCACCTATGAATCCTGCAGCACGGCAGCATTCAAACACGGCCGCACTGAGACCATCCGGCCAGCTTCTGTGTTCACCAAGACGTGTTCAGAGGCATTTGTCAGGCAGTCTTCCCAGTACAGCGCAGACCAGCTGAAGGAGATGATTGCCCAGTGCTCCAAGTACCACAACCAGCTGACAAGGGAGGCGGCGATGG GTCAAGGATTTGACAGACACTTGTTTGCCTTGAAATACCTGGCAGCAGCTAAAGGCCACAAACTGCCTGAGCTATACCAGGACCCAGCGTACGGGCAGATCAATCACAACATCTTGTCCACAAGCACCCTAAGCAGCCCTGCTATCAACATTGGGGGCTTTGCCCCTGTAGTCCCTGATGGCTTTGGTGTTGGCTACGGAGTCCATGATGACTGGATTGGCTGCAATGTCTCCTCCTACCCGGCCCGTGATGTCAGGGAGTTTCTGCAGTGTGTGAATAAATCCTTGGGAGATATTTTTAATGTCCTAGAAGGTAAACCTGTCAGAAGTTAG
- the CPT2 gene encoding carnitine O-palmitoyltransferase 2, mitochondrial isoform X2: MVQLPNLLFTLRKMEISQQGPQAGLPFPQQPWGDGAAGPPGNQGSSTVTQGPWFDMYLSARDSIVLNFNPFMSFNPDPKPDYNDQLTRATNLTMSAMRFMKSLRAGLLEPEVFHLNPAKSDTDAFKRVIRLVPSALAWYGAYMVNAYPLDMSQYFRLFNSTRLPKPGRDELFTNEKEKHLLVLRNGNFYVFDVLDQDGNILKAAEVHAHLKYILSDNSPTPEFPLAYLPTENRDTWAGLRQELLNNGNKEALGKVDSAVFCLCLDDFPITDLVHLSHTMLHGDGVNRWFDKSFNLIVAKDGNAAINFEHAWGDGVAVLRVFNDVFKDSTQTPAITPQAQPAPVDSSRVVQKLNFRLNDTLKAGITRAKEKFDSTMQTLTVDSIQFQRGGKEFLKKHKFSPDAVVQLSFQMAFLRQYGQTVATYESCSTAAFKHGRTETIRPASVFTKTCSEAFVRQSSQYSADQLKEMIAQCSKYHNQLTREAAMGQGFDRHLFALKYLAAAKGHKLPELYQDPAYGQINHNILSTSTLSSPAINIGGFAPVVPDGFGVGYGVHDDWIGCNVSSYPARDVREFLQCVNKSLGDIFNVLEGKPVRS, encoded by the exons ATGGTTCAGCTTCCTAATCTTCTTTTCACCCTGAGGAAGATGGAGATCTCCCAGCAGGGACCACAGGCAGGCCTGCCCTTCCCTCAGCAGCCCTGGGGCGATGGAGCAGCTGGGCCACCTGGAAACCAAGGCTCATCAACTGTGACTCAGG GTCCCTGGTTTGATATGTACCTGTCTGCCCGAGACTCCATCGTTCTGAATTTTAATCCATTCATGTCTTTCAACCCTGACCCAAAGCCTGATTATAATGACCAGCTCACACGAGCAACTAACTTAACGATGTCAGCCATGCGGTTTATGAAGAGTCTTAGGGCTGGCCTCCTGGAGCCAGAGGTGTTCCACCTCAACCCTGCCAAAAGCGACACTGATGCCTTCAAGAGAGTTATCCGCCTTGTGCCTTCAGCCCTGGCCTGGTATGGGGCTTACATGGTCAATGCCTATCCCTTGGATATGTCACAGTATTTTAGACTTTTCAATTCAACTCGACTGCCCAAGCCTGGTCGAGATGAGCTTTTCACCAATGAAAAAGAGAAGCACCTACTAGTGCTGAGGAATGGGAATTTTTATGTCTTTGATGTCCTGGATCAGGATGGGAACATACTCAAAGCAGCAGAAGTCCATGCTCACCTGAAGTACATTCTCTCTGACAACAGCCCCACTCCCGAGTTCCCGTTGGCATATCTGCCCACTGAAAACCGAGACACCTGGGCAGGGCTGAGGCAGGAGCTGCTGAATAATGGCAACAAGGAAGCACTTGGGAAAGTAGACTCAGCTGTGTTCTGTCTGTGTCTAGATGACTTCCCCATCACAGACCTGGTTCATTTGTCCCATACCATGCTGCATGGAGATGGGGTGAACCGATGGTTTGACAAATCCTTCAACCTCATCGTAGCCAAAGATGGGAATGCGGCCATCAACTTTGAGCATGCCTGGGGTGATGGCGTTGCCGTGCTTAGAGTCTTCAATGATGTGTTTAAAGACAGCACCCAGACCCCTGCCATCACACCCCAGGCTCAGCCTGCTCCTGTCGATTCATCAAGGGTTGTGCAGAAACTCAATTTCAGGTTGAATGATACCTTAAAAGCTGGAATCACCAGAGCCAAAGAGAAATTTGACTCTACCATGCAGACCCTCACTGTCGACAGCATCCAGTTTCAGAGAGGAGGCAAAGAGTTCTTGAAGAAGCACAAGTTCAGTCCTGATGCAGTGGTGCAGCTCTCCTTCCAGATGGCCTTCCTCCGGCAATATGGGCAGACAGTGGCCACCTATGAATCCTGCAGCACGGCAGCATTCAAACACGGCCGCACTGAGACCATCCGGCCAGCTTCTGTGTTCACCAAGACGTGTTCAGAGGCATTTGTCAGGCAGTCTTCCCAGTACAGCGCAGACCAGCTGAAGGAGATGATTGCCCAGTGCTCCAAGTACCACAACCAGCTGACAAGGGAGGCGGCGATGG GTCAAGGATTTGACAGACACTTGTTTGCCTTGAAATACCTGGCAGCAGCTAAAGGCCACAAACTGCCTGAGCTATACCAGGACCCAGCGTACGGGCAGATCAATCACAACATCTTGTCCACAAGCACCCTAAGCAGCCCTGCTATCAACATTGGGGGCTTTGCCCCTGTAGTCCCTGATGGCTTTGGTGTTGGCTACGGAGTCCATGATGACTGGATTGGCTGCAATGTCTCCTCCTACCCGGCCCGTGATGTCAGGGAGTTTCTGCAGTGTGTGAATAAATCCTTGGGAGATATTTTTAATGTCCTAGAAGGTAAACCTGTCAGAAGTTAG
- the CZIB gene encoding CXXC motif containing zinc binding protein, with the protein MGRIGLQLKATLENVTHLRPVGDDFRWYLKMKCGNCGEVSDKWQYLRLMDSVPLKGGRGSATMVQKCKLCSRDNSIDILSSSIKPYDAEDSEKFKTIVEFECRGLEPVDFQPQAGFAAEGAETGTVFSDINLLEKDWTDYDEKAQESVGIYEVTHQFVKC; encoded by the exons ATGGGG AGGATCGGGCTGCAGCTCAAGGCCACCCTGGAGAACGTGACACACCTGCGACCCGTGGGTGACGACTTCCGCTGGTACCTTAAG aTGAAATGCGGCAATTGCGGGGAGGTGTCGGACAAGTGGCAGTACCTCCGGCTGATG GACAGTGTTCCCCTGAAGGGAGGCCGGGGGTCTGCCACCATGGTGCAGAAATGTAAGCTCTGCTCCCGGGACAACTCCATTG ACATTCTGAGCAGCAGCATCAAGCCTTATGAT GCTGAAGACAGTGAGAAGTTCAAGACTATTGTGGAGTTTGAATGTCGTGGCCTGGAGCCTGTGGACTTCCAACCCCAA GCTGGCTTTGCTGCTGAGGGCGCAGAGACCGGGACAGTCTTCAGTGACATCAATCTACTTGAAAAG gACTGGACAGACTACGATGAAAAAGCCCAGGAATCGGTGGGAATCTACGAGGTCACTCATCAGTTTGTGAAATGCTGA
- the MAGOH gene encoding protein mago nashi homolog: MASDFYLRYYVGHKGKFGHEFLEFEFRPDGKLRYANNSNYKNDVMIRKEAYVHKSVMEELKRIIDDSEITKEDDALWPPPDRVGRQELEIVIGDEHISFTTSKIGSLIDVNQSKDPEGLRVFYYLVQDLKCLVFSLIGLHFKIKPI; encoded by the exons ATGGCCAGCGACTTCTACCTGCGCTACTACGTGGGGCACAAGGGCAAGTTCGGCCACGAGTTCCTGGAGTTCGAGTTTCGGCCGGACG GAAAACTGAGATATGCCAACAACAGCAATTACAAAAATGACGTCATGATCAGAAAAGAG GCTTACGTCCACAAGAGTGTGATGGAGGAACTAAAGAGAATCATTGACGACAgtgagattacaaaggaagatGATGCTTTGTGGCCTCCACCGGACAGGGTCGGCCGGCAG GAGCTTGAAATTGTAATTGGAGACGAACACATTTCTTTTACCACATCTAAAATCGGATCCCTTATTGATGTGAATCAGTCCAA GGATCCTGAAGGTCTGCGAGTGTTTTATTACCTGGTCCAGGACCTGAAGTGTTTAGTCTTCAGTCTTATCGGCTTGCATTTCAAGATTAAGCCCATCTAG